The Miscanthus floridulus cultivar M001 chromosome 7, ASM1932011v1, whole genome shotgun sequence genome includes a region encoding these proteins:
- the LOC136464534 gene encoding lysine-specific histone demethylase 1 homolog 1-like — MEEGSKAQLPPPSHTEAMDQPSPVPMDQDEGREAAETMEEEEATAADVSDAADPMEDGEAAGDSAAAAEPMEDDAPTSSPTPSAPSATAAVDDSTIARKRRRRKKQFPGMIPTAGVRVLRGSSSSSSHTAAHLTGVPRRRGRPPTSSSLRLARELDSEALIALAAGFPADSLSEDEIVAAVLPRIGGAEQANYLVVRNHIVALWRSNPLSPVAANAALASIRAEHAPLVAAAHSFLSEHAYINFGLAPAVLSLPPQPPPSSPPPSILIVGAGLAGLAAARHLIAFGFKVAVIEGRFRPGGRVFTKTMRSSALEYPNTVAAADLGGSVLTGINGNPLGVIARQLGFPLHKVRDKCPLYLPDGRPVDPDMDARVEAAFNQLLDKVCQLRQVIADGVPHGVDLSLGMALEAFRAAHGVAAEHEERMLLDWHLANLEYANAAPLADLSMAFWDQDDPYEMGGDHCFIPGGNSQFVRAFADGIPIFYGQNVKRIRYGRDGVMVHTDKQAFCGDMVLCTVPLGVLKKGDIKFVPELPAQKKEAMQRLGFGLLNKVVMLFPRDFWDGRIDTFGHLTEDSGQRGEFFLFYSYSSVSGGPLLIALVAGESAVKFEQASPKENVEKVLETLRKIFSPKGIDVPNPLQAICTRWGTDRFTYGSYSYVAIGASGDDYDILAESVHDRVFFAGEATNRRYPATMHGALLSGYREAANILRAARRRAKNVHSPEKMDINVEVKVGVNGEVKDTVKDSCIDLDDLFRSPDAAFGGFSVLHDPSTSEPDSVSLLRVGIGARKLGSGSLFLYGLIMRKHVVVLAAIEGDEQRLSTMYRDFGTKLVGLDSLGDAGESLISRIKAAARK; from the coding sequence ATGGAGGAGGGCAGCAAGGCGCAACTGCCGCCCCCATCTCACACTGAAGCCATGGATCAGCCGTCCCCCGTCCCaatggaccaagacgagggccggGAAGCCGCGGAAAccatggaggaagaagaagccacCGCCGCAGATGTCTCCGATGCCGCGGATCCCATGGAGGACGGGGAGGCGGCAGGAGACTCCGCAGCAGCCGCGGAGCCCATGGAGGACGACGCGCCCACGTCCTCCCCGACTCCCTCCGCGCCGTCGGCCACCGCGGCCGTCGACGACTCCACCATCGCGCGGAAGCGCCGCCGCCGTAAGAAGCAGTTCCCCGGTATGATCCCCACGGCCGGCGTCCGCGTCCTgcgcggctcctcctcctcttcctcccataCCGCGGCGCATCTGACTGGCGTCCCCCGCCGCCGGGGACGCCcccccacctcctcctccctccgcctCGCCCGGGAGCTCGATTCTGAGGCCCTCATCGCTCTCGCTGCGGGGTTCCCCGCGGACTCCCTCTCCGAGGACGAGATCGTGGCCGCCGTGCTCCCACGCATTGGCGGCGCTGAGCAGGCCAACTACCTTGTCGTCCGCAACCACATTGTAGCGCTCTGGCGTTCTAATCCCCTCTCCCCCGTTGCCGCCAACGCCGCGCTCGCATCCATTCGAGCCGAGCACGCTCCCCTTGTTGCCGCAGCGCATTCCTTCCTGTCTGAGCACGCATACATCAATTTCGGTCTCGCCCCCGCCGTCCTCTCGCTTCCCCCACAGCCTCCTCCCTCTTCTCCTCCCCCATCCATCCTCATTGTTGGCGCAGGCCTTGCCGGTCTGGCTGCCGCACGGCACCTGATTGCGTTTGGATTCAAGGTGGCCGTCATTGAAGGCCGGTTCCGACCCGGTGGCCGTGTGTTTACCAAGACAATGCGTTCTTCTGCTCTAGAGTATCCCAACACTGTTGCTGCTGCTGACCTTGGAGGCAGCGTTCTCACAGGTATCAATGGTAATCCCCTTGGTGTCATTGCTCGGCAGCTTGGATTCCCGCTCCACAAGGTGCGGGATAAATGCCCACTGTATCTTCCAGATGGCCGCCCAGTTGACCCTGACATGGATGCTCGTGTTGAAGCTGCCTTTAACCAGCTTCTGGACAAGGTTTGCCAGTTGAGACAGGTGATTGCAGATGGTGTACCACATGGTGTTGATTTGTCATTGGGCATGGCACTTGAGGCATTCCGGGCAGCGCATGGTGTTGCAGCTGAGCATGAAGAAAGGATGCTTCTGGACTGGCATCTGGCAAACCTGGAGTATGCTAATGCTGCCCCTCTTGCTGATCTCTCCATGGCCTTCTGGGATCAGGATGATCCATATGAAATGGGCGGAGACCACTGCTTTATTCCTGGTGGAAATTCCCAGTTTGTCCGTGCATTTGCTGATGGCATCCCGATATTCTATGGGCAGAACGTGAAAAGGATACGGTATGGGCGTGATGGCGTGATGGTTCACACTGATAAACAGGCATTTTGTGGTGATATGGTGCTGTGTACAGTTCCTCTTGGTGTGCTAAAGAAGGGCGACATCAAGTTTGTGCCTGAGCTGCCAGCTCAGAAGAAAGAGGCCATGCAAAGATTGGGTTTTGGTCTGCTTAACAAGGTTGTGATGCTGTTCCCACGTGATTTCTGGGATGGCAGGATTGATACATTTGGTCACTTGACCGAAGACTCTGGCCAGCGTGGTGAGTTCTTCCTGTTTTACAGCTATTCTTCTGTCTCGGGAGGGCCATTGCTCATTGCTCTTGTTGCTGGGGAATCTGCAGTCAAGTTTGAGCAGGCTTCACCTAAGGAAAATGTTGAGAAGGTACTGGAAACACTTAGGAAAATATTTTCACCCAAGGGGATTGACGTTCCAAATCCATTGCAAGCAATATGCACTCGATGGGGCACAGACAGGTTTACTTATGGATCATACTCATATGTGGCTATTGGGGCTTCTGGTGATGACTATGACATTTTGGCTGAGAGTGTGCATGATAGAGTTTTCTTTGCTGGGGAGGCAACAAATAGGCGGTACCCCGCTACAATGCATGGAGCCCTGCTTAGTGGGTATAGGGAAGCTGCTAACATCTTAAGAGCAGCTAGAAGGAGAGCAAAAAATGTGCACTCTCCTGAGAAAATGGATATTAATGTTGAAGTAAAAGTGGGTGTTAATGGTGAAGTCAAAGACACTGTTAAAGATAGCTGCATTGATTTGGACGACCTATTCCGTTCTCCTGATGCTGCTTTTGGGGGGTTCTCAGTTCTCCATGACCCATCTACTTCTGAACCAGATTCAGTTTCTTTGCTGCGTGTTGGAATTGGTGCTAGAAAGTTAGGCTCTGGTTCACTTTTCCTCTATGGATTAATAATGAGGAAGCATGTAGTTGTGTTGGCTGCAATAGAGGGTGATGAACAGCGGTTGAGTACAATGTACCGAGATTTTGGGACAAAACTGGTGGGATTGGATAGCTTGGGTGATGCTGGGGAAAGCCTTATCTCTCGGATAAAGGCTGCCGCTAGGAAATAA